A window of the Chloroflexus sp. Y-396-1 genome harbors these coding sequences:
- a CDS encoding TetR/AcrR family transcriptional regulator gives MTEADVMLDPRISDSPTALRILDVAAQLFMQRGYRAVSINDILQAAGVTKPTLYYYFKDKEELFVQMGLRVLARMSQPLAGLATADRPIDERLRAMATVLVTGYEGDMHMMRHEMMEHLDEPARRRLSAAFYHHLFKPLVRMMRDAVAHGLIREHISPEMATMLFLNLCEAFHELTPPGPMAEWVGPVSPNLLVEFFLYGVSTRGTPHSLEGVKE, from the coding sequence ATGACCGAAGCCGATGTGATGCTCGATCCACGCATTAGTGATAGCCCTACTGCATTGCGTATTCTCGATGTGGCCGCCCAACTCTTCATGCAGCGTGGCTATCGAGCAGTTTCTATCAACGACATCCTGCAGGCTGCTGGAGTTACTAAGCCTACCCTGTACTACTACTTCAAAGACAAAGAAGAGCTCTTTGTGCAAATGGGGTTGCGCGTGTTGGCAAGAATGAGTCAACCACTGGCCGGTCTGGCTACCGCTGATCGGCCTATCGATGAGCGGTTGCGTGCTATGGCAACCGTCTTGGTGACCGGTTACGAGGGTGACATGCACATGATGCGGCACGAGATGATGGAGCATCTCGACGAGCCAGCTCGGCGCCGGTTGAGTGCAGCGTTTTACCATCATCTCTTTAAGCCACTCGTGCGTATGATGCGTGACGCGGTTGCCCATGGTCTGATCCGCGAGCATATCTCACCAGAGATGGCGACGATGTTGTTTCTCAACCTCTGCGAGGCGTTTCATGAACTAACCCCGCCAGGCCCTATGGCAGAGTGGGTTGGCCCGGTATCACCGAATCTTTTGGTTGAGTTTTTTCTGTACGGCGTTAGCACGCGAGGCACACCGCATTCTTTAGAAGGAGTGAAGGAATGA
- a CDS encoding GNAT family N-acetyltransferase: MSTFEGCYGGIIADGPLSAQDAAALYRQVYRWDVSNFYYLVNPLAPPETVDMTYQFANEITYLIHLDQDFERIFNRFDKSARTNYRRGLREGVRIRRATSLADYEAYYRAYREAVRRWGEDEHYGYPWEFFTHVFEFERRYPHEITLWVVELDGAVVGGTLAFYWNQHVTAWHGTVTNEALKRRAMVVLDVEIARDAAARGFRYYDLNTSAGIEGVMQYKRNFASVAYPIARCRYRSPLIRSVRTLVQR, encoded by the coding sequence ATGTCAACCTTTGAAGGGTGCTACGGTGGGATTATTGCCGATGGCCCGCTGAGCGCCCAGGATGCGGCTGCCCTCTATCGGCAGGTCTACCGTTGGGATGTGAGCAACTTCTACTACCTGGTGAACCCACTGGCACCACCAGAAACCGTAGATATGACCTACCAGTTCGCCAATGAGATTACGTATCTCATTCATCTCGATCAAGACTTTGAGCGCATCTTTAATCGCTTCGACAAGAGTGCGCGTACCAACTATCGGCGGGGTCTGCGTGAAGGAGTACGTATTCGGCGGGCAACATCGCTTGCCGACTATGAAGCCTACTATCGCGCCTACCGCGAAGCGGTGCGACGCTGGGGGGAAGATGAGCACTACGGGTATCCGTGGGAGTTCTTTACTCACGTCTTTGAATTCGAGCGGCGCTATCCCCACGAGATCACGCTTTGGGTGGTCGAATTAGATGGCGCTGTTGTCGGTGGTACGCTGGCTTTCTATTGGAATCAACACGTTACTGCATGGCATGGCACTGTCACCAACGAAGCCCTCAAGCGACGGGCGATGGTCGTGCTCGATGTTGAAATTGCCCGCGATGCTGCGGCGCGCGGGTTTCGCTATTACGACCTCAACACCAGTGCCGGGATCGAAGGTGTGATGCAGTACAAGCGCAATTTTGCCTCTGTCGCATATCCCATTGCCCGCTGTCGCTACCGTAGCCCGCTGATTCGGTCAGTCCGCACTCTCGTTCAACGTTAA
- a CDS encoding XamI family restriction endonuclease, which produces MSRQVVNADKPHRWKKDIAASVDYFNQWFIAFAPETFRSTRVITTGHVIRALHVTDDLRRLDVTTLRSNPGILPTLRMCTAPPLAVDRLVGLTGVSRNLIERLEQGELPVRIVSADLDRALAKICDILSRLLDRDIFPWLVNGTKPNDQERDRSATIIADRLCSAVANPIIRNAQEQRQLTLIGKYLEQLGYRKHPHPLEKPITEMEAGTFTFHLKVLVGTMHKVNIPIDVVIQPVQLRQDRLPVLIEAKSAGDFTNTNKRRKEEAMKVRQLRETFGQNVTFVLFLCGYFGSDYLGYVAAEGIDWVWEHRIDDLKHLGL; this is translated from the coding sequence ATGAGTCGCCAAGTTGTTAACGCCGATAAACCACATCGCTGGAAGAAAGATATTGCGGCGTCGGTTGACTATTTTAACCAATGGTTTATCGCCTTTGCGCCTGAGACGTTTCGGTCGACACGGGTGATCACAACTGGACACGTTATCCGTGCGCTTCACGTAACGGATGATCTGCGTCGCCTCGATGTGACCACACTGCGTTCAAATCCTGGTATACTCCCTACGCTGCGCATGTGTACTGCACCACCGCTCGCCGTTGACCGACTAGTTGGACTGACAGGCGTCAGCAGGAACTTGATTGAACGATTAGAACAGGGTGAACTACCCGTCAGAATTGTGTCTGCTGACCTTGATAGAGCGTTGGCGAAAATCTGTGATATTCTTTCACGATTGTTAGACCGGGATATTTTCCCATGGCTGGTCAATGGCACGAAACCAAACGACCAGGAGCGTGACCGATCCGCAACTATCATCGCCGACAGGCTGTGCAGCGCAGTAGCAAACCCAATCATTCGCAATGCCCAAGAACAACGACAGCTCACCTTGATCGGTAAATATCTTGAACAGCTTGGCTATCGCAAGCATCCACACCCTTTAGAAAAGCCGATTACAGAAATGGAAGCAGGAACATTCACTTTTCATTTGAAAGTCCTTGTTGGTACAATGCACAAAGTAAATATTCCGATTGACGTTGTTATTCAACCAGTCCAACTACGGCAAGATCGGTTGCCAGTGCTGATTGAAGCCAAATCAGCGGGTGATTTCACCAATACGAACAAGCGCCGTAAGGAAGAGGCAATGAAAGTTCGCCAGTTAAGGGAGACCTTTGGGCAAAACGTGACCTTCGTACTCTTCCTATGCGGATATTTTGGTAGCGACTACCTTGGTTACGTTGCGGCCGAAGGTATCGATTGGGTTTGGGAACACCGAATCGATGATTTGAAACATCTAGGGCTGTAG
- a CDS encoding N-6 DNA methylase translates to MLANDESPIELQRQAFQAAFDMTKPATERNRLGQFATPYPLAVEMTRYVNRIAGSKLPTIRFADPALGTGSFFSAALAVFGQERITSAIGIELDPILCDAARNLWALSGLDVVQGDFTRIIDGFHRWVKPNLILANPPYVRHHHLSGEEKERLRALTFRLTGVQVPGLAGLYVYFVLLATAWMADGGYAAWLIPSEFMDVNYGVALRHYLTDQITLMRIHRFDPADVQFSDALVSSAVLVFHKTPPHPDHVVEFTFGGTLLSPWIGDSIPLKQLRDARKWTVYPYAPQNDRCLSSNDDDVTLGDLFHIRRGIATGANRFFILERRVAEQRRFPPCCLRPILPAPRFLKTTVIEADQEGYPLIEPQLCVIDCDLPESALREHFPTLWEYLQTAETLGIRHGYLIDRRKPWYRQEQRDPAPFLCTYMGRGVGTRRPFRFIWNQSHAIATNLYLMLYPKGGLERLLQQHPDAAADVFALLSQVTGDELRSEGRVYGGGLHKIEPGELARISALAFIERWPELRTSSHHQYTLFDG, encoded by the coding sequence ATGCTAGCAAACGACGAGAGTCCGATTGAATTGCAGCGACAGGCCTTCCAAGCTGCGTTCGATATGACCAAACCTGCGACCGAGCGAAACCGCCTTGGTCAGTTTGCAACTCCTTATCCTCTCGCAGTCGAGATGACTCGTTATGTTAACCGTATTGCTGGAAGCAAGCTCCCAACGATCCGCTTCGCTGATCCTGCGCTCGGTACTGGCAGTTTCTTTTCTGCTGCGCTTGCAGTGTTTGGTCAAGAGCGGATTACTTCGGCGATTGGTATCGAGCTTGACCCAATATTGTGTGATGCCGCCCGCAACCTGTGGGCGTTGTCTGGTCTCGATGTCGTGCAGGGAGATTTCACCCGGATCATTGACGGTTTTCACCGATGGGTTAAGCCCAACCTGATCCTTGCCAACCCGCCGTATGTGCGACATCATCATCTCAGTGGTGAAGAAAAAGAACGACTACGTGCACTGACATTTCGCCTAACCGGCGTTCAGGTGCCTGGTCTCGCAGGACTGTACGTCTACTTCGTGCTGCTGGCAACTGCATGGATGGCAGATGGCGGTTACGCCGCTTGGCTGATTCCTTCAGAGTTTATGGACGTTAACTATGGTGTGGCACTGAGACATTATCTAACCGACCAGATTACACTGATGCGGATTCACCGCTTCGATCCGGCAGACGTGCAGTTCAGCGATGCGCTGGTATCGTCGGCTGTGCTGGTGTTTCACAAGACGCCACCACATCCTGATCACGTCGTTGAGTTTACCTTCGGAGGCACGCTGTTAAGCCCGTGGATAGGTGACAGCATACCTCTCAAACAGCTTCGTGATGCACGGAAATGGACGGTCTACCCGTATGCTCCACAGAATGATCGCTGTCTGTCGAGCAATGATGATGACGTAACGTTGGGCGATCTCTTTCACATCCGGCGCGGGATTGCAACAGGTGCCAATCGGTTTTTCATCCTCGAACGTCGCGTAGCCGAGCAACGAAGATTTCCACCTTGCTGCCTGCGTCCCATCCTGCCAGCTCCCCGCTTCTTGAAAACGACCGTCATTGAGGCAGATCAGGAAGGCTATCCTCTCATCGAACCGCAACTGTGCGTTATTGACTGTGATCTGCCGGAATCGGCGTTACGTGAGCACTTCCCAACGCTCTGGGAGTATCTCCAGACTGCCGAGACGCTCGGCATCAGGCATGGCTACCTGATCGACCGGCGAAAACCCTGGTACCGCCAAGAACAGCGTGATCCGGCGCCGTTCCTCTGCACATACATGGGTCGTGGTGTCGGGACAAGGCGGCCATTCCGGTTTATCTGGAACCAATCGCACGCGATTGCAACCAACCTCTACCTAATGCTCTACCCAAAGGGCGGGCTGGAGCGCCTCTTGCAGCAGCACCCCGATGCTGCCGCCGATGTGTTTGCACTGCTTTCACAGGTGACAGGAGATGAATTGCGGAGTGAAGGGCGGGTCTATGGTGGTGGTCTCCATAAGATTGAACCGGGCGAACTCGCCCGCATTTCGGCATTGGCATTCATCGAACGCTGGCCTGAATTGCGCACATCGTCACACCATCAGTACACCTTGTTTGATGGTTGA
- a CDS encoding RNA polymerase sigma factor RpoD/SigA, with amino-acid sequence MSNPTTIGRNASDPIVLYLNEIGAEPLLTFEQEQQLAQTIAQGRRATERLNNEPLLPVAEKQRLMAQVHAGEQARAQLINSNLRLVVSIARRYQGHGLTLLDLIQEGSVGLMRAVDKFDASRGLKFSTYATYWIRQSIGRAIADHSRTVRLPVHLGERISRLSRIRQELAQKLDREPTLEELAEAAGLTVEQVERAEQACLTPTSLDEPHTDDGSGALAEILTDPLQPTPFDEVSEAMLQADVQQALKQLSPRERNILRLRYGLDGEQMHTLEQIGQRLHLTRERVRQLEHEALRKLRDPALHPQLQGYVNSTS; translated from the coding sequence ATGAGTAACCCAACCACAATTGGCCGTAATGCATCTGATCCGATTGTGCTTTACCTGAATGAAATCGGCGCCGAACCACTGCTAACCTTCGAGCAAGAACAGCAATTGGCCCAAACCATCGCGCAGGGGCGACGCGCTACCGAACGACTGAATAACGAACCTTTGCTGCCAGTTGCTGAGAAGCAGCGCCTGATGGCGCAAGTCCATGCCGGTGAACAGGCACGGGCACAGTTGATCAACTCTAACCTGCGGTTGGTCGTCAGTATCGCCCGGCGCTACCAGGGTCACGGGCTGACCCTGCTCGATCTGATTCAGGAAGGAAGTGTTGGCCTGATGCGGGCAGTCGATAAATTCGACGCCAGTCGCGGCTTAAAGTTTTCAACCTACGCCACCTACTGGATTCGGCAGAGCATTGGTCGGGCGATTGCCGATCACAGTCGCACCGTGCGTCTGCCGGTCCATCTCGGCGAACGGATCAGCCGCCTGTCACGGATACGACAGGAATTGGCGCAAAAGCTCGACCGCGAACCAACCCTTGAGGAACTGGCTGAAGCGGCCGGCCTGACCGTTGAGCAGGTTGAACGGGCCGAGCAAGCCTGCCTGACACCAACATCGCTCGATGAACCCCATACCGACGACGGTAGCGGCGCGCTAGCCGAGATTCTGACCGATCCGCTCCAGCCCACACCGTTCGATGAGGTCAGTGAGGCAATGCTCCAGGCCGATGTACAGCAAGCCTTAAAGCAGCTTTCACCGCGCGAACGCAACATTCTACGCCTGCGCTATGGGCTAGACGGTGAACAGATGCACACGCTAGAACAGATTGGTCAGCGGCTCCACCTTACCCGCGAGCGTGTACGCCAGCTCGAACACGAAGCGTTACGGAAGCTACGTGACCCGGCGTTACACCCACAGTTGCAGGGGTATGTGAATTCGACTTCGTAG
- the typA gene encoding translational GTPase TypA, whose protein sequence is MIRRTDLRNIAIIAHVDHGKTTLVDAMLKQSRIFRHNQQVEERILDSNALERERGITILAKNTAVTYRGVKINIVDTPGHADFGGEVERVMNMVDGVLLLVDAVDGPMPQTKFVLRKALQAGHQAIVVVNKIDRPQARPNHVVNETFDLFIDLGATDEQAEFATIYTNALLGYAGRSPLKLHDSLEPLFECILERIPPPIVDVDGPVQFLVTTSSYDEYKGKILTGRLVRGTIRKGQPLVRITRDGAIIPVKVSQIFVYNGLERQEVELAQAGDIIAIAGIADAAIGDTIADALAPEALPPIKVEEPTVRMTFGVNTSPFAGREGTYVTSRKLRERLFQEMERDVALRVEETDSPDVFIVAGRGELHLGILIETMRREGYEFQVSKPEVIFREAPDGTRLEPMELVEIEVASEYQGVVVELMGKRQGQMRDMRITEDGSVHYVYLVPTRGLLGFRQLFLTATRGTGIMNSIFFGYEPYVGEIEVRTNGSLIAAESGVATTYAIHALQDRGVFFITPGQEVYEGMVVGQHIRDNDLEVNVCKEKHLTNMRNNRGAETIRIDPPRQLSLDDAIEYIGDDELVEVTPKGWRIRKRLLSADDRRREKKRRELALNER, encoded by the coding sequence ATGATTCGGCGAACTGATCTGCGCAATATCGCAATCATTGCTCACGTTGACCACGGCAAAACAACGTTGGTTGACGCGATGCTCAAACAGAGCCGCATTTTCCGCCACAACCAACAGGTGGAAGAGCGCATCCTCGATAGTAATGCTCTTGAGCGGGAACGCGGCATTACGATTTTGGCTAAAAATACCGCAGTGACCTACCGCGGGGTGAAGATTAACATCGTTGACACTCCCGGGCACGCCGACTTCGGCGGCGAGGTGGAGCGGGTGATGAATATGGTTGACGGTGTGCTCTTATTGGTCGATGCCGTTGATGGCCCGATGCCGCAGACGAAATTTGTATTACGTAAGGCATTGCAGGCCGGTCATCAGGCTATTGTAGTCGTCAACAAGATCGACCGCCCTCAAGCCCGGCCTAACCACGTTGTCAACGAGACCTTTGATCTCTTCATTGATCTGGGTGCGACTGACGAGCAAGCCGAGTTTGCGACCATCTACACGAACGCACTTCTCGGCTACGCTGGGCGCTCACCACTCAAGTTGCACGATTCGCTCGAACCACTTTTCGAGTGTATTCTTGAGCGCATTCCACCACCTATTGTCGATGTTGACGGCCCGGTGCAGTTTTTGGTGACGACCAGCAGCTACGACGAGTACAAGGGCAAGATTCTTACCGGTAGACTGGTGCGCGGTACCATTCGTAAAGGGCAGCCGTTGGTGCGCATCACCCGCGATGGTGCGATCATACCGGTTAAGGTGAGCCAGATTTTCGTCTACAACGGCCTTGAGCGCCAGGAAGTTGAGCTGGCACAGGCTGGTGACATTATTGCGATTGCTGGTATTGCCGATGCTGCTATCGGTGACACCATCGCCGATGCTCTTGCCCCCGAAGCCCTGCCACCGATCAAGGTCGAAGAACCGACGGTGCGTATGACCTTTGGTGTCAACACAAGTCCCTTCGCCGGTCGTGAGGGAACGTATGTCACGTCGCGGAAGCTGCGTGAACGTCTCTTCCAAGAGATGGAACGCGATGTCGCGCTGCGGGTTGAAGAGACAGACAGTCCCGATGTCTTCATCGTTGCCGGGCGCGGTGAATTACACTTGGGCATCCTCATCGAAACAATGCGTCGCGAAGGCTACGAGTTTCAGGTCTCGAAGCCAGAAGTCATCTTCCGCGAGGCACCTGATGGTACCCGTCTCGAACCGATGGAGCTGGTCGAGATCGAGGTGGCGAGTGAATATCAGGGCGTGGTGGTTGAACTGATGGGGAAGCGGCAGGGCCAGATGCGCGATATGCGCATTACCGAAGATGGTTCCGTTCACTACGTTTATCTTGTGCCGACCCGTGGCCTGCTCGGTTTTCGTCAACTCTTCCTGACTGCAACCCGCGGTACCGGTATTATGAATAGTATTTTCTTCGGCTACGAGCCTTATGTCGGTGAGATCGAGGTTCGTACTAACGGCAGCCTGATTGCGGCTGAAAGCGGTGTCGCAACGACTTACGCCATTCACGCTCTACAAGATCGTGGCGTTTTCTTCATCACACCTGGTCAGGAAGTTTACGAAGGTATGGTGGTCGGCCAACATATCCGCGATAACGATCTTGAAGTGAATGTCTGTAAAGAAAAACACTTGACTAATATGCGCAATAATCGCGGCGCCGAAACGATCCGTATCGATCCACCGCGACAACTGTCACTCGATGACGCCATTGAGTATATTGGCGACGACGAGCTGGTTGAGGTGACACCGAAAGGTTGGCGGATCCGCAAGCGCCTGCTCAGCGCCGATGATCGGCGGCGTGAGAAGAAGCGCCGCGAGCTGGCCTTGAACGAACGCTAA
- a CDS encoding ATP-binding protein, with protein sequence MDRIEHNYELSPVLDEGIAQLHAALVDFWANTSVAPETQIRFSIALAEVVANILQYAVVPGDAPIKLLLRCTPTSLEARLVDKGRSWTRPTTGFIMPADDEERGRGLAIASAVLDTLQYRRFRDLNCWRLVLLHRAD encoded by the coding sequence ATGGATCGAATCGAGCACAACTATGAATTGAGTCCCGTGCTTGACGAAGGAATTGCCCAACTCCACGCCGCGCTGGTTGATTTTTGGGCTAATACCAGTGTTGCGCCCGAAACCCAAATCCGGTTTAGTATCGCGCTGGCTGAAGTAGTGGCAAATATTTTGCAGTATGCCGTCGTGCCAGGTGATGCGCCGATCAAATTGCTCCTCCGCTGCACACCGACTAGTCTTGAAGCGAGGCTGGTAGATAAAGGACGTTCCTGGACAAGGCCGACGACCGGATTTATTATGCCCGCCGACGACGAAGAGAGAGGACGGGGACTGGCGATTGCCAGTGCAGTTCTTGACACCTTACAGTATCGGCGTTTTCGTGATCTGAATTGTTGGCGGTTAGTTCTGTTGCATCGTGCGGACTGA
- a CDS encoding STAS domain-containing protein, with the protein MEITINPAGEQAAVVQLRGRLDLLVASEVKQRLAKAVQEGFRLLVIDMSDVSFVDSSGLGALIGGLKAARMAGGDLRLASVGAQALAMLELTTLNRVLRPYPNVAEALQAG; encoded by the coding sequence ATGGAAATTACAATCAATCCGGCGGGTGAACAGGCAGCAGTGGTGCAGTTGCGAGGTAGACTTGACCTGTTAGTGGCGAGTGAGGTCAAGCAACGACTGGCAAAGGCCGTTCAAGAAGGCTTCCGGTTGCTGGTCATTGACATGAGTGACGTGAGTTTTGTCGATAGTTCGGGGCTTGGCGCCCTGATTGGTGGCCTGAAAGCTGCCCGCATGGCTGGCGGCGATCTACGTCTGGCGAGCGTTGGGGCACAGGCACTGGCAATGCTGGAACTGACAACGCTTAACCGTGTTTTACGACCATACCCAAATGTCGCCGAAGCGTTGCAGGCCGGTTGA
- a CDS encoding glycosyltransferase, producing MRVVSTAPTRQRLIDWGREEWAAFRRGLIKILVVTNLVLGAYYLLWRGTASLNWDAWLFALALFAAELYSYISSFLFGVTVFRLRERGEPPPALAGLRVDVYITCYNEPVELVRKTVRAAVAIRYPHQTYLLDDGDNPAMRAMACEEGCGYITRSAVWKGFDRHAKAGNLMNALEQTTGDYILVLDADQVPLPQILDRTLGYFNDPHVAFVQTPQYFINVPPGDPFGSQAPLFYGPIQQGKDGWNAAFFCGSNAVLRREALARTGIHFFVRDVERRIRRALREADTVIRRAQRKLMRTERQQIALALRALCRAVSDARRELDRGDTFQEVTERFQRRVEEAARMVVAADLQQIMADLAEIQAAEAAEIMRSLHDEAVLAELAQRDRSPLAAIETVRQLVPLLVNEAMDYLPISTISVTEDMSTSMRLHATGWRSVYHDEILAHGLAPEDLRSALQQRLRWAQGTIQVFLRENPLTLPGLSVGQRIAYLDTMWSYFSGVPTVIYLIAPVLFLMFGLLPVNALSAEFFWRLTPYLLVNQLLFAVISWGRPTWRGQQYSLALFPIWIKAVVTAAANVWFGKKLGFIVTPKTRQAGRYLGLVRWQLLMMVLLTVAIGVGLSQLALGWRSDGLPVLVNVFWAVYDLIMLSVVIDAALYQPPEEQ from the coding sequence ATGCGTGTCGTATCCACCGCTCCTACGCGACAACGCCTCATCGATTGGGGGCGGGAAGAATGGGCTGCATTTCGGCGCGGCTTAATCAAAATTCTGGTTGTGACAAATCTGGTGCTGGGGGCGTACTATTTGCTCTGGCGGGGTACCGCTTCGCTGAACTGGGACGCCTGGCTCTTCGCCCTTGCCCTGTTCGCTGCAGAACTGTACAGTTACATAAGCAGCTTCTTGTTCGGAGTGACCGTTTTTCGCTTACGTGAACGGGGTGAACCACCGCCAGCGCTGGCAGGATTACGGGTTGATGTCTACATCACTTGTTACAATGAACCGGTTGAACTGGTGCGCAAGACCGTGCGAGCGGCTGTGGCGATTCGTTATCCACACCAGACCTACCTCCTCGATGATGGTGATAATCCGGCGATGCGAGCGATGGCGTGTGAAGAGGGGTGTGGATATATCACCCGCTCAGCGGTGTGGAAGGGTTTTGATCGGCACGCAAAAGCCGGTAACCTGATGAATGCACTTGAGCAAACAACTGGTGACTACATTCTGGTGCTTGATGCCGATCAGGTTCCACTCCCGCAGATTCTGGATCGCACGCTAGGCTATTTTAACGATCCACATGTGGCATTTGTGCAAACACCGCAGTATTTCATTAATGTGCCACCCGGCGATCCGTTTGGGAGCCAGGCGCCGCTCTTTTATGGGCCAATTCAGCAAGGAAAAGATGGGTGGAACGCAGCGTTTTTCTGTGGTTCTAATGCCGTGCTACGACGTGAAGCGCTGGCCCGTACCGGCATTCACTTCTTTGTGCGTGATGTTGAGCGACGTATTCGGCGGGCATTGCGCGAAGCCGATACCGTGATACGACGCGCCCAACGAAAGTTGATGCGGACAGAACGGCAGCAGATCGCTCTGGCGTTACGTGCGCTGTGTCGCGCCGTCAGCGATGCCAGGCGAGAACTGGATCGCGGTGATACATTTCAAGAGGTAACCGAGCGATTTCAGCGTCGGGTTGAGGAAGCTGCCCGTATGGTTGTCGCTGCTGACTTGCAGCAAATCATGGCCGACCTGGCTGAAATCCAAGCGGCTGAAGCGGCTGAAATTATGCGTTCGCTGCACGACGAGGCCGTCCTTGCTGAACTCGCACAGCGCGATCGATCACCACTTGCGGCCATTGAGACGGTACGCCAACTTGTTCCACTGCTCGTTAATGAGGCAATGGACTATCTCCCTATCTCGACCATCTCGGTGACAGAAGATATGTCAACGTCGATGCGTCTCCATGCCACTGGATGGCGTTCTGTGTACCACGACGAGATTCTGGCCCATGGGCTGGCGCCAGAAGATTTACGGAGTGCATTGCAGCAGCGTCTGCGCTGGGCGCAAGGAACGATACAGGTCTTTTTACGTGAGAATCCGCTGACGTTACCGGGGTTGAGTGTCGGGCAACGTATCGCGTATTTGGATACGATGTGGAGCTATTTTTCCGGTGTGCCGACGGTCATTTACCTTATCGCGCCTGTATTGTTCCTCATGTTTGGCTTGTTGCCGGTGAATGCTCTTTCAGCAGAATTCTTCTGGCGTCTGACACCTTATCTGCTTGTCAATCAGTTGCTCTTTGCCGTTATCAGTTGGGGGAGACCGACCTGGCGTGGTCAGCAGTATAGTCTGGCGCTCTTTCCCATCTGGATTAAAGCGGTAGTCACTGCCGCTGCAAACGTCTGGTTTGGCAAGAAGCTGGGGTTTATCGTCACCCCAAAAACCCGCCAGGCAGGACGTTATCTGGGGTTAGTGCGCTGGCAACTTTTGATGATGGTGTTGCTAACAGTGGCCATTGGCGTAGGATTGTCGCAACTGGCATTAGGATGGCGTAGCGATGGCTTGCCGGTACTTGTCAATGTCTTCTGGGCAGTGTACGATCTGATTATGCTCAGCGTGGTGATCGATGCCGCATTGTACCAACCCCCAGAGGAGCAGTAG